A part of Bacillus thuringiensis genomic DNA contains:
- the metA gene encoding homoserine O-acetyltransferase MetA — protein MPIIIDKDLPARKVLQEENIFVMTKERAETQDIRALKIAILNLMPTKQETEAQLLRLVGNTPLQLDVHLLHMESHLSRNVAQEHLTSFYKTFRDIENERFDGLIITGAPVETLSFEEVDYWEELGRIMEYSKTNVTSTLHICWGAQAGLYHHYGVPKYPLKEKMFGVFEHEVREQHVKLLQGFDELFFAPHSRHTEVRESDIREVKELTLLANSEEAGVHLVIGQEGRQVFALGHSEYSCDTLKQEYERDRQKGLNIDVPKNYFKHNNPNEKPLVRWRSHGNLLFSNWLNYYVYQETPYVL, from the coding sequence ATGCCGATCATAATTGACAAAGATTTACCAGCTCGCAAAGTGTTGCAGGAAGAAAATATTTTTGTAATGACGAAGGAACGAGCAGAAACACAAGATATACGGGCCTTGAAAATTGCTATATTAAATTTAATGCCTACAAAGCAAGAAACGGAAGCGCAATTACTTCGTTTAGTTGGCAATACACCGTTGCAATTAGATGTTCATTTACTTCATATGGAATCACATTTGTCTCGTAATGTAGCACAGGAACATTTAACGAGTTTCTATAAAACATTCCGTGATATTGAGAATGAGAGGTTTGATGGACTTATTATTACAGGAGCACCAGTTGAAACCCTTTCTTTTGAAGAGGTAGATTATTGGGAAGAGCTTGGGCGTATTATGGAGTATTCAAAAACGAATGTAACATCTACGCTTCACATTTGCTGGGGAGCACAAGCTGGTTTGTATCATCATTATGGCGTTCCAAAGTATCCTCTGAAGGAAAAAATGTTTGGCGTATTTGAACATGAAGTCCGTGAGCAACATGTGAAATTGTTACAAGGGTTTGATGAATTATTTTTCGCCCCGCATTCTCGTCATACAGAAGTACGAGAGAGTGATATTAGAGAGGTGAAAGAATTAACATTGTTGGCGAACTCTGAAGAAGCAGGTGTTCATCTTGTTATCGGGCAAGAAGGGAGACAAGTATTTGCGCTCGGGCATAGTGAATATAGTTGTGATACGTTAAAGCAAGAATACGAACGAGACCGCCAAAAAGGGTTAAATATTGATGTGCCAAAAAATTATTTTAAGCATAATAATCCAAATGAGAAACCGCTTGTACGGTGGAGGAGTCATGGGAACTTATTATTCTCTAATTGGCTAAATTATTACGTGTATCAAGAAACCCCTTATGTATTATAA
- a CDS encoding bifunctional O-acetylhomoserine aminocarboxypropyltransferase/cysteine synthase yields MGESWGKGTICVQGGYTPKNGEPRVLPLYQSTTYKYDTSDDLAALFNLEAEGYIYTRIGNPTLAAFEQKLSDLEGGVGAVATASGQAAIMLAVLNICSSGDHLLCSSTVYGGTFNLFGVSLRKLGIDVTFFNPNLTADEIVALANDKTKLVYAESLGNPAMNVLNFKEFSDAAKELEVPFIVDNTLATPYLCQAFEHGANVIVHSTTKYIDGHASSLGGIVIDGGNFDWTNGKYPELVEPDPSYHGVSYVQNFGAAAYIVKARVQLLRDYGNCMSPFNAYISNIGLETLHLRMERHSENALAVAKWLANHERIEWVNYPGLDNNENYSLAQKYLKKGASGVLTFGIKGGLEAAKEFIANVKLATLVTHVADARTCVIHPASTTHRQLSAEDQRLAGVTSDLIRLSVGIEDVSDIIADLEAALVGGKEHADHN; encoded by the coding sequence ATGGGAGAATCATGGGGAAAAGGAACAATTTGTGTGCAAGGTGGCTATACACCAAAGAATGGTGAACCACGTGTTTTACCGCTTTATCAAAGTACGACGTATAAATACGATACTTCGGATGATTTAGCAGCGCTATTTAATTTAGAGGCAGAAGGATATATATATACGCGTATTGGAAATCCTACTTTAGCTGCATTTGAGCAAAAGTTATCAGATTTAGAAGGCGGTGTAGGAGCTGTTGCAACGGCTTCTGGGCAGGCTGCTATTATGCTTGCCGTTTTGAATATTTGTAGTAGCGGAGACCACTTACTTTGTTCTTCCACAGTTTACGGCGGAACGTTTAATTTATTTGGAGTGAGTTTGCGTAAGCTTGGTATTGATGTTACCTTCTTTAATCCGAATTTAACTGCTGATGAAATTGTGGCCCTTGCTAATGATAAGACGAAACTTGTTTATGCAGAATCGTTAGGAAATCCGGCGATGAACGTTTTAAATTTCAAAGAATTTTCAGATGCAGCGAAAGAGTTGGAAGTGCCTTTTATCGTGGATAATACATTAGCAACTCCTTATTTATGCCAAGCATTTGAACATGGAGCAAATGTTATCGTTCATTCTACGACGAAATATATTGATGGTCATGCAAGTTCTTTAGGTGGCATTGTCATTGATGGAGGCAACTTCGATTGGACAAATGGGAAATATCCTGAACTTGTCGAACCAGATCCAAGTTATCACGGCGTAAGTTATGTTCAAAATTTTGGTGCAGCAGCTTATATTGTGAAGGCGCGTGTTCAATTATTAAGAGACTACGGAAACTGTATGAGCCCATTCAATGCGTACATTAGCAATATTGGCTTAGAAACGCTGCATTTAAGAATGGAACGTCATAGTGAAAATGCTCTTGCAGTTGCTAAGTGGCTTGCTAACCATGAACGTATTGAATGGGTGAATTATCCGGGATTAGATAATAATGAAAATTACTCGTTAGCACAAAAGTATTTGAAAAAAGGTGCTAGTGGTGTGTTAACATTCGGCATTAAGGGAGGATTAGAAGCAGCGAAAGAATTTATCGCAAATGTAAAATTAGCAACTCTCGTAACGCATGTAGCGGATGCACGAACTTGCGTGATACATCCAGCTAGTACAACTCATAGACAATTAAGTGCTGAGGATCAGCGTTTAGCTGGCGTTACATCAGATTTAATTCGCTTATCGGTTGGTATAGAAGATGTTTCTGATATTATTGCAGATTTAGAAGCAGCGCTAGTCGGAGGCAAAGAACATGCCGATCATAATTGA